From Patescibacteria group bacterium:
CCTAGTGGGCGGATGTGGTCGTTTTTTGGAAATGGTGTTCCCTACCCCGTCACGAGCTTCACGATGTCATTGTAGGTCACCGCAAGCATTGCAAAAATAAGGAGAGCAAATCCGACAGTATTCAAAAAATTTACAATTGCAGGCTTAATGGGCGAACCTTTTATTGCTTCAATAAGCAAAAACAAGAGCCGTCCTCCATCAAGCGCCGGAAACGGGATCAGATTAAGAATTGCCAGATTAATTGAAATGAACGCCGCAAAGCCGAGCAAATAGATAAAACCGAGCTCGGAAACATCTCCCACTATGGAAACTATGCCGACCGGGCCGGTCAAAGAAGCCAAGTCCCCTTTCCCGGTGAATGCATCCGCGAAGAGTCCCCAGAACGAGGCGGCAATCAGCATGCTAAGACTGCCGGTAGTTTTGGCACCCTCCCATAACGCTTGGTGCACCGGCAATTGTAACGTACCAATCATGCTCATTGAAATGCCGAGCGCTGCGCGTTCGGGAACGATCCCCAGGACAGGTTCTACGAACACCGTGGAGGCTGTTTCCCCATGTTTAAAAGAGAGTGCAATGCGCTCTTGCCCATGGGCGGCGATAAAGAGAGAGACATCTTCCGGTGATCCGTTCTCCAGAATATCCGTGTCGGCACTAAGCGCAAGAATAACATCTCCCACCGAAAGTCCCGCTCTGCGCGCCGGCGAATCTGGAATGACTTCCGTGATCGTAAGCTCTGGATTTTTCACGACCGCACCCGCAGGTTCCGTGCCGACCGGTGCGGGTAATCCATACATAAAACTTGCCGAGATAAGCATCCATGCAAACACAATATTGAAAGATACGCCCGCAACAATGACGGCGGCTTGCACGATCTTCGGTTTGTTAATAAAACTTCTATCTTTCGCAGGTCCGTGAAGAGCCTCTTCGTTTGGGTTCTCGCCAAAGATCCTCACAAATCCTCCGAACGGAATCCAGTTGAACGTATATTCGGTTTCGCCATTTTTCGGTTTGAACCCAAACATGCGCGGAGGAAATCCGATTCCGAATTCATCTACTCGTATCTTTGCCGCTTTCGCAACAATAAAATGCCCACATTCATGGACTAAGATCAACACAACAAGAATGATTACAAAAATAAGGACACTCATGAATTAATGCATCACGTCCGTTTCTTTACGTCTCGCCATCTCTTCCAGCGCCCTGTTTGTTTCATCAACATGTTTTTGGAGCTCTTCTTTGCCGTGAAATTTATCGTCTTCCGACATTTCGCCCTCCTTTTCCTTTCTTTGAATGTCTTCCCATACCCTTTCGCGCTCCTTTCGGACAGAAATGCGCGCGTCTTCCAATTTATCCTTCACCACTTTTACCAACGTCACTCTCCGTTCGGTCGTGAGCTCGGGAAATGAGACGCGTATGCCGCTCTCTGATATGGATGTAGAGAGACCGAGGTTTGACATCTGTATCGCGCGCTCTATTTCTTTTATCACCCCTTTATCCCATGGGCTTATCAAGAGAGACCGAGCATCTTCAGTGGAAATAGCGGCAACATGTGAAATGGACGTTCTGGCGCCGTAGGCTTCAACTTGCACCCGGTCTAAAACCGCGGGTGTGGCGCGTCCCGTATGCAAAGAAAGATACTCTTTGCCGAGCCATTCTTTTATCTTTGCCGCTTCATTTTTAAATTGGGTAAAATCGTATTTCATGTCTCTATGTCTCTATACTGATGCATTGTAACAAATTTTTGCCTCTGATTCTATATTCCCGGAGCCGGGGCGGTAAGGGCGATGTGCTCCAAGAGTATTTTAATGGAGGGCGACCGATCATTTAAATAGCTTCGATACGTTCCGATCTCGGTGAAAGTCTCCCGCACGTCTTTCGTCATGGAGCCGCCTTTCGCGCTCACTTGCGCGCTTACTTGATAGAGCGCATGCTCCAGTTCATTCAAAAACAAAATAGCACGGTTCTTGTCTTTGCTCTCAATGATGTCTTTCAAAAGCTCCAGGCGCTTCGCGCGGCTCTCTTTCAAAAAGTCTCTGGCGGAGAATGCTTCGTCGTTTCCGCCGGACTCTTGGGACTCTTGGTGCCGGTGCGGCGTGATTAAAAAAAGACGCGACTTGAGCGTGGGAAGCAGAGATTCGGTATTGGGCGTGATGATAAAAAAGTGGGTATGCGCCGTCGGCTCCTCAAATACTTTAAGAAGCGAGTTTTGCGCCTCTCTCGTAAAGAAATGAGCGCACAGTACAAAAATTTTCCTCTCGCCGGCAAAAGATCTTCGTGATTGAAGCTCCTTGATCGCTCTACTGTCATCAATACCAAAAGTTTCAAACTCCCCTACCCAAAAATCAGGATTACCGACGGTAACAAACCCCAACTCACGCGAGATCAGAACCTTAAGCTCCGGCATGACATCTCCGGTTGTACCGGAAATGAGATACGCGTGATGCAACACTCCTGTTTTTTTGTAACTATCAAAAATTGCCTGCATGTATGTAAACATCTGCGAACAAAAAATAGATGCGCGACCTACTTTTTCGCGATAATGCTTTTTTTGTACGTATCAATATGTTCAAGAGCGATGCCAGTTCCTTTCGCCACGCAATACAGCGCGTCTTCCGCGAGTACCGCTTTGACACCGGTGCGGCGATATACCAGCTCTGGAAAATTGCGAAGAAGCGAAGAGCCGCCGGTCATAATAATACCCTGATCAATGATGTCGGAAGAAAGTTCCGGTGGTGTTTCCTGAAGGACGTCTTTGATCGCTTTTATCATTTCTCGCAATTCTTTATCAATAGCTTTCACGATCTCATTGGTTGCAATCTCCGCCGAGCGCGGCAGACCGGAGATAAAGTCGCGACCCCTGATGGTCATGGTGAGTTCTTCTTCCAGCGGCACCGCGGACCCGATCTTCATTTTGATATCTTCCGCCGTCTTGTCTCCCACAGCCAGATTGAATGTTTTCTTGATGTAGTCGGTGATAGCGTGGTCAATCCGATCCCCGGCACATTTAACGGACGTTGAAGCGACGATTCCCCCCAAAGAAATAACCGCCACATCGGTCGTGCCGCCTCCAATATCAACTATCATGTGTCCGCGCGCTTCGTAGATCGGAATGCCGGCGCCGATAGCCGCCAAGATCGGCTCTTTGACCACGTACGCATTTTTGGCTCCGGCTTTGATCGCCGCCTCCACTACCGCGCGGCGCTCTGTTGAGGTAACTCCCGCGGGTACCGAGATCATCACTTCCGGCTTGAACAGATTCCACGGCCCCAATGCTTTATTGATATAGTAGCGGAGCATTGCCTCTGTGACGCGATAGTCGGCAATGACACCGTCGCGCATGGGACGGTACGCCACGATGTTATCGGGTGTGCGCCCGATCATTTCTTTCGCTTCAATACCGACCGCGAGGATCTTATTGTCTTGTTCCGACACCGCCACTACGGACGGCTCATTCAACACAATCCCCTTGCCGGGATAATATACCAATATATTGGCAGTCCCCAGATCTATCCCTAATTTTTTTGAAAACATACTCATGGGTGTTTCAGAGCAATACTAATCGCGCTGTATCCGCTCTATAGAGAGGCCGATCTGGCGCAATCGCTCCTCAATATTCTCGTAGCCTCGGTCAATATTGTA
This genomic window contains:
- the frr gene encoding ribosome recycling factor — its product is MKYDFTQFKNEAAKIKEWLGKEYLSLHTGRATPAVLDRVQVEAYGARTSISHVAAISTEDARSLLISPWDKGVIKEIERAIQMSNLGLSTSISESGIRVSFPELTTERRVTLVKVVKDKLEDARISVRKERERVWEDIQRKEKEGEMSEDDKFHGKEELQKHVDETNRALEEMARRKETDVMH
- a CDS encoding site-2 protease family protein; this encodes MSVLIFVIILVVLILVHECGHFIVAKAAKIRVDEFGIGFPPRMFGFKPKNGETEYTFNWIPFGGFVRIFGENPNEEALHGPAKDRSFINKPKIVQAAVIVAGVSFNIVFAWMLISASFMYGLPAPVGTEPAGAVVKNPELTITEVIPDSPARRAGLSVGDVILALSADTDILENGSPEDVSLFIAAHGQERIALSFKHGETASTVFVEPVLGIVPERAALGISMSMIGTLQLPVHQALWEGAKTTGSLSMLIAASFWGLFADAFTGKGDLASLTGPVGIVSIVGDVSELGFIYLLGFAAFISINLAILNLIPFPALDGGRLLFLLIEAIKGSPIKPAIVNFLNTVGFALLIFAMLAVTYNDIVKLVTG
- a CDS encoding rod shape-determining protein, with the protein product MFSKKLGIDLGTANILVYYPGKGIVLNEPSVVAVSEQDNKILAVGIEAKEMIGRTPDNIVAYRPMRDGVIADYRVTEAMLRYYINKALGPWNLFKPEVMISVPAGVTSTERRAVVEAAIKAGAKNAYVVKEPILAAIGAGIPIYEARGHMIVDIGGGTTDVAVISLGGIVASTSVKCAGDRIDHAITDYIKKTFNLAVGDKTAEDIKMKIGSAVPLEEELTMTIRGRDFISGLPRSAEIATNEIVKAIDKELREMIKAIKDVLQETPPELSSDIIDQGIIMTGGSSLLRNFPELVYRRTGVKAVLAEDALYCVAKGTGIALEHIDTYKKSIIAKK